The genomic DNA GGCGGGGTCCTCCTCCGTGCCCTCCGGATGCCGGACTTCCGGGAGTACGCCGTCGATGTGCCCGCGCCGGGTGCGGTGGAGGCGGAGGCGACACGCGTCATGGGAACGTTCCTGCGCGACGTGCTGCGCCGGAACGCCGACTCCCGCAACTTCCGGGTGTTCGGGCCCGACGAGACCGCGTCGAATCGCCTGGGCGCCGTGTTCGAGGCGACGGACAAGGCGTGGGTCGCCGACCGGCTTCCATCCGACGAGGCGCTCTCCCCCGACGGCAGGGTGATGGAGGTTCTGTCCGAGCACCAGTGCCAGGGATGGCTCGAGGGCTACCTCCTGACCGGCCGGCACGGGCTCTTCTCCTGCTACGAGGCCTTCATCCACATCATCGACTCGATGTTCAACCAGCATGCGAAGTGGCTCAAGGTCACCCGCCATATCCCGTGGCGGCGCCCGATCGCGTCGCTGAACTACCTCCTGACCTCCCACGTCTGGCGGCAGGACCACAACGGGTTCAGCCACCAGGACCCCGGCTTCATCGACCACGTGGTGAACAAGAAGGCGGAGATCATCCGGGTCTACCTCCCCCCCGACGCGAACACCCTCCTGTCGGTGACCGACCACTGCCTGCGCAGCAGCAACTACGTCAACGTGATCGTCGCCGGAAAACAGCCCTCGCCCCAGTGGCTTTCCATGGAGGAGGCGATCCGGCACTGCACGGCGGGGGTCGGGATCTGGGAGTGGGCGAGCAGCGACCGGGGGGGCGAACCCGACGTGGTGATGGCGTGCGCGGGAGACGTCCCGACGCTGGAGACTCTCGCGGCGGTCTCGCTGCTGCGGAAGATGGCGCCGGAGATGAAGGTTCGGGTCGTGAACGTGGTGAACCTCATGCGCCTCCAGCCGCAGAGCGAACATCCCCACGGCCTCCCCGACCGGGAGTTCGACGCGATCTTCACCAAGGACCGGCCGATCCTCTTCGCCTTCCACGGGTACCCGTGGCTCATCCACCGGCTCACCTATCGCCGGACCAATCACCGGAACCTCCACGTGCGCGGGTACAAGGAGGAGGGGACGACCACCACCCCCTTCGACATGGTGGTGCTCAACGACCTGGACCGGTTCCATCTCGCCGAGGATGTGTTCGACCGGGTGCCCGGGCTGGCTTCGAGGGCCGCGTACGCCAAGCAGGAGTTGCGGGGCCGGCTCCTGGAGCACAAGCAGTACATACACCGGCACGGGGAGGACATGCCCGAAATCCGCGACTGGAAGTGGGAGTCGTGAGCGTCCTCGTCCTGAACGCGGGCTCGAGCACCCTGAAGTTCTCCCTTTTCGCCGGTCGCACCACGCAAAGGACGGTCGACGGGATCGTGGAGGGAACACCCGCGGAGGAAGGCTCCGGGGACGAGCGGCTCCGCTCGACGCTCCGGGTCCGCCGGGAGGGGGAAAGCGAGCGGACCGCGTCCGTGGCAGGGCGGCCGGGGGAGGCCGTTCCCGCGGTGCTCTCGGAGATCGCGGAGGAGCTCGCCTCCGACCCGGTCACGGCCGTCGGGCACCGGGTCGTGCACGGGGGCCGGGCCCTGACCGGGAGCGTGGCGATCAACTCCCGCGTGCTGGGGGAGATCTCCCGCCTCTCGGAGCTGGCCCCGCTGCACAACCCGCCGGCCATCGCGTCCATCACCGCCGCGCGGAAGGCGCTTGCCGAGGTTCCCCACGTGGCCGTTTTCGACACGGCGTTCTTCGCGGACCTTCCCCCGGCACGGCACGTGTACGCCCTGCCCTACGAGTGGTACGCGGAGCGCGGGATCCGCCGATACGGGTTTCACGGGATCAGCCATGCCTACTGCGGCGGGAGGGCGGCGGAGTTCCTCGGGCGGTCCGCGGAGGGACTGCGGACCGTCACCTGCCACCTCGGAAACGGTTGCTCGGCGGCGGCCGCGGTCGGGGGCCGGGCGGTCGCCACGACGATGGGGTTTACGCCGCTGGAGGGACTCGTGATGGGAACCCGCGCCGGATCGGTCGACCCCGGCATCCTGCTCTACGCGCTGGAGCGGATGGGGCTGACAGCCGGGGAACTCGGCGATATTCTCCTAAGACGCAGCGGGCTGTTCGGCCTGTCGGGCGTCTCGTCCGACTTCCGGACGGTTCAGGAGGCGGCGCAGGAGGGGCACGGTCGGGCACGGCTTGCCCTCTCCGTATACGCGCACGCGGTCCGCTCCGCGATCGGGTCGCTCGCCGCCTCGGCCGGGGGAGTGGACGTTCTCGTCTTCACGGCCGGCGTCGGAGAGAACGCGTCCGCCCTGCGGGAGGAAGTCTGCCTGGACCTTTCGTTCCTGGGACTCAGGCTCGATCCGGAACGAAACCGGACGCGGAAACCGGACGCCGACATTGCCGCCGACAGCTCCACCGGGCGGATCCTGGTCCTCCATACGAGGGAGGATCTCTTCATCGCCGGGGAGACGCTGCGGGTGTGCGGGGCCGCGGCGACATAGCCCTGCCGGGAACGAAGCGTTGTTTTTTTCCGTTGGTTTTATTCAGACTGTCCGCAACCGGAGCACCGGCCGGTGTCCTTGCGGAGGGGACCAGGTCCTCCCGGACTTCGACCTCATCGTTCTTCCTTCAGGACGATCTGGATGTCCTCCTCGTGAGACTCTGCGAATTTCTTCCTGGCCATCCGCAGGAGGCCCACGTGGTTGGAGTATTCCCGTCTGGATTTCCGGCGTTCCACCAGACCGCCGAGCAGGATCTTGTCTCCGTTTTCCACCTTGTAGACCGAGAACAATCGCGACATGCCGCTGTTCTCCATCCTGATTATCCGTCGAGTCATCAGGGGAACCTCCAATAAAGCAATATCGGTGCCCTCCTGTCAATCTCGATGTTTATCGGTCAGTTATGTTTTTGCCTCCCGGGACCCTGGGAAATTCATTGCCAAAAACCTCCCTTGTATTCCAGGATGTTGACGTGGGCCGAGCGCCCCAACGACAACCCGGTGCGGAGTGCGCACCGGCAGGCAGACCGGCATAGCGGAGGAAGGATGGAGGGATCGATCACCGACGTAGCCGGCGTTCTCGTGGGGCACGAGCACGACCTCGAGCGCGGGTCGGGGGTCACCGTCCTGCTCCTCCCCGGGGGAGCGGCGGGGGCCGCCGACATCCGGGGGGAGGCCGCCGGCACCAGACAGATGGACTCCCTGGTGCGCCCCCACCCGGTGCGCCGCATCCACGCACTGGTCCTGGCGGGAGGGAGCGCGTTCGGACTGGATGCCGCGGCGGGGGTGATGCGCTTTCTCGAGGAGCGGGGCGTGGGGTTCCCCACGTCCGCGGGGATGGTGCCGATCGTTCCCACGGCGGTCATCTACGACCTGGGCTTCGGCGACCGGACCTGTCGGCCGACCCCGGAAACGGCCTACGCGGCGGCGGCGAAGGCGTCCGGGGGGCCGCCGGGCCGGGGCTGCGTGGG from Deltaproteobacteria bacterium GWC2_65_14 includes the following:
- a CDS encoding phosphoketolase, coding for MTTPLSPEQLRRMDAYWRASNYLSVGQIYLYDNPLLEEPLALRHIKPRLLGHWGTTPGLNFIYVHLNRIIKEQDLNMIYVCGPGHGGPGLVANIWLEGTYSEIYPNVSRDREGMKRLFTQFSFPGGIPSHVAPETPGSIHEGGELGYALSHAFGAAFDNPDLIVACVVGDGEAETGPLATGWHGNKFLNPVRDGAVLPILHLNGYKIQNPCFLARIPRQELEHLFLGYGYAPTFVEGEEPEAMHQAMAAAIDEVTGDIRRIWAKARSNGDTTRPRWPMIVLRTPKGWTGPKEVDGKPAEGTWRSHQVPLSGLASRPDHVKLLEDWMKGYRPEELFDEKGRLRDELAALAPAGNRRMGANPHANGGVLLRALRMPDFREYAVDVPAPGAVEAEATRVMGTFLRDVLRRNADSRNFRVFGPDETASNRLGAVFEATDKAWVADRLPSDEALSPDGRVMEVLSEHQCQGWLEGYLLTGRHGLFSCYEAFIHIIDSMFNQHAKWLKVTRHIPWRRPIASLNYLLTSHVWRQDHNGFSHQDPGFIDHVVNKKAEIIRVYLPPDANTLLSVTDHCLRSSNYVNVIVAGKQPSPQWLSMEEAIRHCTAGVGIWEWASSDRGGEPDVVMACAGDVPTLETLAAVSLLRKMAPEMKVRVVNVVNLMRLQPQSEHPHGLPDREFDAIFTKDRPILFAFHGYPWLIHRLTYRRTNHRNLHVRGYKEEGTTTTPFDMVVLNDLDRFHLAEDVFDRVPGLASRAAYAKQELRGRLLEHKQYIHRHGEDMPEIRDWKWES